In the Oleomonas cavernae genome, CCGTCGGCGAAGCCGACCACGGCATGCAGCGGCGCGGTATAGGCGTTGTCGATGACGATGTTGTTGTCCGGGCGACGTCCGATGGTCAACTGGAACGAGCCCAGTTCGATCTCCTCCGGCCCGTTCCGGGTGCTTCTGACAATCTTCGCCATGACCCTGAAGGTTTTCCTGCGTTGGGTGGCTATTGTCCTTGCCGCGGGCATGCCGGTAAAGACTTGTTCGGGGACGGGGTAAACTGCCGCGACAAAGAGCATGGGGAAGCAATGAGTCAGGACAGCCAGTTCAGCCTGTTGCGGCAGCGCCGCTTCGGTCCGTTTTTCCTGACCCAGGCCCTGGGCGCCTTCAACGACAACGTCTTCAAGAACGCCCTGGTCATCCTGGTGGCCTTCGGCATCGCCGGGCTGGCGCAGGAGCAGGTCAACTTCTACGTCAACCTGGCGGCGGTGCTGTTCATCCTGCCGTTCTTCCTGTTTTCCGCCACGGCCGGCCAGCTGGCCGAGAAATACGAGAAATCGCGCCTGATCCGCGCGATCAAGCTGCTGGAGATCGGGATCATGGCCCTGGGCGCCTTTGGCCTGTGGCTGTCCAGCATCCCGGTGCTGCTCGGCGTGCTGTTCCTGCTGGGCTTCCAGGCCGCCCTGTTCGGGCCGGTGAAGTACGCCATCCTGCCGCAGCACCTGCGCGAGGAGGAACTGATCGGAGGCAACGCCTGGGTCGAGGCCGGCACCTTCCTGGCGATCCTGCTGGGCACGGTGCTGGGCGGCTGGCTGATCGCGCAGCCCGGTGGCGCGCACTGGGTCAGCGCCGTGGTGGTCGGGCTGGCGCTGCTCGGCTATCTCGCCTGCCGCGCGATCCCGGTGGCGCCGCCGGCGGCGCCGGAACTGCGCATCAACTGGAACCCGCTGACGGAGACC is a window encoding:
- a CDS encoding MFS transporter, encoding MSQDSQFSLLRQRRFGPFFLTQALGAFNDNVFKNALVILVAFGIAGLAQEQVNFYVNLAAVLFILPFFLFSATAGQLAEKYEKSRLIRAIKLLEIGIMALGAFGLWLSSIPVLLGVLFLLGFQAALFGPVKYAILPQHLREEELIGGNAWVEAGTFLAILLGTVLGGWLIAQPGGAHWVSAVVVGLALLGYLACRAIPVAPPAAPELRINWNPLTETWRNLRFMQTNRTVFLSVMGISWFWFFGAAFLSQMPTYAQQILGGDPSVATLLLTLFSLGIGAGSLLCERLSGHKVEIGLVPLAPSA